The DNA segment CCCGAAGGTAAAGTTATTGGTAAATTTAAAGTAATACGTTCCTATTGACATGATCAGGGTGCTTCCGGTCATCATCAAAAAATATTTTATTTTATCCTGCATATAAGTATTTAACCCCTCGTACGTTGTGTATTTTGTATCTCCATTCGAATTGTAACGCGGGGAAATCCAAAAGTCAACGTACTTTGTGACTCATTCCCATTCCAGACATGGAACAAATACAGGCACCATCCCATTTTCCGTACTGATATTCTTTAATTCCACTTTGACTCCGTAGATATTTTGAATCATCTCTGGATCCAGTGCATCTTTTGGGGGACCGCTCTTTATGATATGATTATCTTTCAGAACAACAACCTGATCTGCGAATAAAAGTGCATGCTCCGGATTATGTGTAGACAACAGAACCAGATATCCCTGATCTGCAAGTTTCTTCACCTTTTCCATAATGCGATACTGATTCCCGTAATCTAAGTTTGCCGTCGGCTCATCCATAATCAGGATATCTGAATCTTGGACCAGTGCCCGAGCAATCAGCACGAGCTGCCGTTCACCTCCCGAGAGATTTGCGTACCCACGTTCTGCCAGATGTGTAATACCGAGTAAATCCAGTTTTTCAAATACAATTTCTCTTTCCTTATCTCCCGGTGTGTGAAAATTATCCATCAGCGGGTTTGTACCCATCAGTACAGTCTGGAAAACGGTATAATTAAACGTCGGGAGATTTGCCTGTGGTATATACGAGATCAGGCGGGCCATCTCCTTGACAGATTTATGTCTGCAGTCAGCACCGTCGATTAAAATTTCTCCTTTATATCCTCCAAGCAAACCTAGAATGCATCGAAATAAAGTCGTCTTTCCCGCACCATTTTCACCGAGAAGGCAGACACACTGATTCGTATCAGCCGAAAAATTCACACGATCCAGTGTTCTGTGGGTTTTATACGAAAAACTGAGATCATTGACTGTAAGCTTCATATCTTATCTCCTCTGTTTAAGATCAGGTACAGGAAGAATGGTGCTCCGACAAACGCTGTCAGGATACCGATCGGAATCTCCTGCGTCGCAAGCAGCCTCGCAAAGTTATCGACAATCATCAGAAAACCCGCTCCCATGAACATAGACATGGGAAGCATA comes from the Blautia liquoris genome and includes:
- a CDS encoding ABC transporter ATP-binding protein, producing the protein MKLTVNDLSFSYKTHRTLDRVNFSADTNQCVCLLGENGAGKTTLFRCILGLLGGYKGEILIDGADCRHKSVKEMARLISYIPQANLPTFNYTVFQTVLMGTNPLMDNFHTPGDKEREIVFEKLDLLGITHLAERGYANLSGGERQLVLIARALVQDSDILIMDEPTANLDYGNQYRIMEKVKKLADQGYLVLLSTHNPEHALLFADQVVVLKDNHIIKSGPPKDALDPEMIQNIYGVKVELKNISTENGMVPVFVPCLEWE